A window of Candidatus Thermoplasmatota archaeon genomic DNA:
CGTGTTCTACAACACTTGTGTGACCAAGTTTCATAACCTGTTCAAGAACCGCTGTTAGTTCTTTTCCTGGGGTTTTATCAAGCTCCTCCGGCTTTGTTTTACTATGTGTAAGTTTCGCAGCCATCGCAGGTGTTTTTTCTGGGTTTGGAGTGAAACCTATTAGTTTAACATCCATCGAAATCTACCACAACCAAGAATAATATCAGGCTTTAATATTTTAGGTAAATCAGCAAGTTTTTAAAAAGTGATATGTTTACCCACCGATGTTAATTAGATATCTATGGGAGGAAAAAAGAAGATGATAGCATTTATTATCACAACAGTCTTCTGTTTCATTATTTACCTCCTGTTTACGACAGGTAGTGGAACAGCGGTTTTAGGATTGTGGAGCTACGAGGAGATAGCCCTTGGATTAGTTCTCTCAATAATTGTTGGTTTTATTGCGAGGAAGATTTTTGTTAAGAAAAGCCTGCGGATGCTAAACCCTGTACGATGGTTTATATTTTTAGCTTATGTTGTTGGGCCTTTTTTCGTTGCACTCACCCGAGCTAATCTTGATGTCGCTTATC
This region includes:
- a CDS encoding Na+/H+ antiporter subunit E yields the protein MIAFIITTVFCFIIYLLFTTGSGTAVLGLWSYEEIALGLVLSIIVGFIARKIFVKKSLRMLNPVRWFIFLAYVVGPFFVALTRANLDVAYRVITGKIKPGIVRISPDLKTDLGITMLANSITLTPGTLSVDIDEDTNDLYVHWINVNEKALEQKPVDCKYICGFFPKWVRRIAE